The proteins below are encoded in one region of Acetoanaerobium noterae:
- a CDS encoding lysophospholipid acyltransferase family protein: MNLYKLLTSIIKPIFNILYKVEIKGNKNLPSQGAYIVASNHIHNFDPVLLACFLKEREIHYLGKKELFKYNFFAKIFDKVGVIPIDRNKNDINAIKKVLKLLKTGGVLGIFPQGTRVKSEEQDSAKAGLGMFSLKTNTPIIPVRIEGNYKLFSKLTINIFDIYEIPDQYKDVPNQENYMNISNEIMKIIKS, from the coding sequence ATGAATCTTTATAAGTTATTAACATCTATTATTAAACCTATTTTTAATATATTATACAAAGTTGAGATTAAAGGAAATAAAAATTTACCAAGCCAAGGAGCATATATAGTAGCATCAAATCACATACACAATTTTGATCCTGTATTACTTGCATGCTTTTTAAAAGAAAGAGAAATTCACTATCTTGGGAAAAAAGAACTATTCAAATACAATTTTTTTGCAAAGATATTTGATAAAGTTGGAGTCATACCAATAGATAGAAATAAAAATGACATAAATGCTATAAAAAAGGTTTTGAAGCTATTAAAAACAGGAGGAGTTCTAGGTATTTTTCCACAAGGAACTAGAGTAAAATCAGAAGAACAAGATTCTGCTAAAGCTGGACTTGGAATGTTTTCTTTGAAAACAAATACTCCAATAATACCTGTTAGAATAGAGGGTAATTATAAGTTATTTAGCAAATTAACTATTAATATATTCGATATTTACGAGATACCTGACCAGTATAAGGATGTTCCTAATCAAGAAAATTATATGAACATTTCAAATGAAATTATGAAAATTATAAAATCATAA
- a CDS encoding site-2 protease family protein, protein MIIDMLTMLPGILIALTFHEFAHGLAAYAMGDDTAKNAGRLSLDPMKHIDPIGFIMLFIMRFGWAKPVPINENNFRHERLGLFFVSIAGITMNLILALIFQLILFFTADIVQLSAYVDVMRGIVWINIMLAAFNLLPIPPLDGSKIIYTFLPRNLRFTFYKYESYGSIILIILLLTGGISLLLNPVISALISFLNSIILLFRG, encoded by the coding sequence ATGATAATAGATATGCTCACAATGTTACCTGGAATACTAATTGCACTAACTTTTCATGAATTTGCACATGGTCTAGCGGCCTATGCTATGGGAGATGATACTGCGAAAAATGCAGGTAGACTTTCCCTGGATCCTATGAAGCATATAGATCCTATTGGTTTTATTATGCTTTTTATTATGAGATTTGGATGGGCAAAACCAGTTCCTATAAATGAAAATAACTTTAGACATGAAAGACTAGGCTTATTTTTTGTATCAATCGCTGGAATTACTATGAACTTGATATTAGCCCTTATATTTCAGCTTATTTTATTTTTTACTGCTGATATAGTGCAGTTATCTGCATATGTTGATGTTATGAGAGGCATAGTTTGGATAAATATTATGCTTGCTGCATTTAATCTACTTCCAATACCTCCTCTAGATGGTTCAAAAATAATATATACTTTTTTACCAAGGAATTTAAGATTTACATTTTATAAATATGAAAGCTATGGCAGTATAATATTAATAATACTATTGTTGACTGGAGGGATAAGCTTACTGCTTAATCCAGTAATTAGTGCCTTGATTTCATTCCTCAATTCTATTATCCTATTATTTAGAGGATAA
- a CDS encoding 2-oxoacid:ferredoxin oxidoreductase subunit beta, which translates to MSSEIISQTMRTDRLPHIWCPGCGHGILMRAIAVAIEDLKLDKDKVCIVSGIGCSSRASGYMDFNTLHTTHGRALAFATGVKFANPDLHVIVVTGDGDASAIGGNHLIHACRRNIDITTIVFNNNIYGMTGGQFSPTTPKGDRGTTAPFGNIDKAFDICSLAKGAGATYVARSTAYHANKMIEYIKTGINHKGFSLIEGISSCPTYYGRKNKKGGAVDLLNHLKDTFVDIKVKDKLSPEKLENKMFMGEFHHSVEPEYTAEYDKIIELFSTGGEE; encoded by the coding sequence ATGTCCAGTGAAATAATCAGTCAAACTATGAGAACAGATAGACTTCCACATATTTGGTGTCCTGGTTGTGGACATGGTATATTAATGAGAGCAATTGCTGTTGCGATTGAAGATTTAAAGCTAGATAAAGATAAGGTGTGTATAGTATCTGGTATTGGATGTTCATCTAGAGCAAGTGGATATATGGATTTTAATACTTTACATACGACCCACGGAAGAGCCTTGGCTTTTGCTACAGGAGTTAAGTTTGCAAATCCAGACCTTCATGTTATCGTGGTTACAGGAGACGGAGATGCATCTGCAATTGGTGGAAATCATTTAATTCATGCCTGCAGAAGAAATATCGATATAACTACTATTGTGTTTAATAACAACATTTATGGAATGACTGGAGGACAGTTCTCGCCTACTACTCCAAAAGGAGATAGAGGAACTACAGCGCCTTTTGGTAATATAGACAAAGCATTTGACATTTGTTCATTAGCAAAGGGAGCAGGAGCGACTTACGTTGCAAGATCAACTGCTTATCATGCTAATAAAATGATTGAATATATTAAAACTGGAATTAACCATAAAGGATTCTCTCTTATTGAAGGAATAAGCTCATGCCCAACCTACTACGGAAGAAAAAATAAAAAAGGTGGAGCTGTTGATTTATTAAATCATTTAAAAGATACCTTTGTAGATATAAAAGTAAAGGATAAATTGTCTCCTGAAAAATTAGAAAATAAAATGTTTATGGGAGAGTTTCATCATTCTGTGGAACCAGAATATACTGCAGAATATGATAAAATCATAGAGCTGTTTTCTACAGGAGGAGAAGAATAA
- a CDS encoding GNAT family N-acetyltransferase codes for MILFKNYGKEKNEIISALLSEIPSEYVNDNVMIAQDGDEIIGSCFYEIEGQFCKLNYVHMMTDEELIKDGLIRTLINAMDLLDVTKIIVKIARDESFYAKIGFNPLFFSDFMIDLKGEESNYLILDTKDFFANTCCSSK; via the coding sequence ATGATTCTATTCAAAAATTATGGTAAAGAGAAAAATGAAATTATATCTGCCTTATTGTCTGAGATACCATCTGAGTATGTAAATGACAATGTAATGATAGCTCAAGATGGAGATGAAATTATTGGGTCATGTTTTTATGAAATTGAAGGTCAATTTTGCAAGTTAAATTATGTACATATGATGACTGATGAAGAACTGATTAAAGATGGGTTAATTAGAACTCTCATCAATGCTATGGACCTTCTAGATGTAACTAAAATTATTGTGAAAATTGCAAGAGATGAATCATTTTATGCAAAAATAGGTTTTAATCCTTTATTTTTCAGTGATTTTATGATAGATTTAAAGGGAGAAGAATCAAATTATTTAATTTTGGACACAAAAGATTTCTTTGCAAATACATGTTGTAGTTCCAAATAA
- a CDS encoding oxaloacetate decarboxylase subunit alpha yields the protein MKKIRFTETILRDAHQSLIATRLSTKEMLPVLQQLDSAGYYSLEMWGGATFDSCLRYLGEDPWERLRTIRKAVKKTNLQMLLRGQNLLGYKHYSDDIVDLFVRKSIENGIDIIRVFDALNDVRNIETVVKSGKKENGHIQCAISYTTSPVHNEEYYVSVAKQMRDLGADSICIKDMAGILLPQDAYNLVKAIKENVDLDLEIHSHYTSGVASMMYLKAIEAGADIIDTAISPFAMGTSQPATESMAATLINSGYDTNLDLKALTEISDYFKEIKEKYIKNGMLNYKVTSVDPNALIYQVPGGMLSNLLSQLKLQQMEDKYEEVLKEVPRVREDLGYPPLVTPMSQMVGTQAVMNVIMGERYKMVPKEIKDYVKGQYGKSPAQINLEVISKIIGNDKPITCRPADLIEPQFKKFKDEIKEFATSTEDILSYALFPEVAKKFLEDKWSKKYKIETTLYNSKDCTHPV from the coding sequence ATGAAGAAGATTCGATTTACCGAAACAATCCTAAGAGATGCTCATCAATCTCTTATTGCAACTAGACTTAGTACAAAAGAAATGCTACCTGTTTTACAGCAGCTTGATAGTGCAGGATATTATTCACTTGAGATGTGGGGTGGAGCAACTTTTGACTCTTGCTTGAGATATCTTGGAGAAGATCCATGGGAGAGACTAAGAACTATAAGAAAAGCAGTAAAGAAAACGAATCTTCAAATGCTCTTAAGAGGTCAAAATTTATTAGGATACAAGCATTATTCTGATGATATAGTAGATTTATTCGTAAGAAAATCAATCGAAAATGGTATAGATATTATTAGAGTTTTTGATGCGCTAAACGACGTTAGAAATATAGAAACAGTAGTTAAATCTGGGAAAAAAGAAAATGGACATATCCAATGTGCTATATCTTATACTACAAGTCCAGTTCACAATGAAGAATATTATGTATCAGTTGCTAAGCAAATGAGAGATCTGGGAGCTGATAGTATATGTATAAAAGATATGGCTGGAATCCTTCTTCCTCAGGATGCATATAACTTAGTTAAAGCAATAAAAGAAAACGTTGATTTGGATTTAGAAATCCATAGCCATTATACTAGTGGAGTAGCTTCTATGATGTATTTAAAAGCTATAGAGGCAGGTGCTGATATAATAGATACTGCAATATCACCTTTTGCTATGGGAACGTCTCAGCCTGCTACAGAGTCTATGGCAGCAACCTTAATTAACTCTGGTTATGACACTAATCTAGATTTAAAAGCTTTGACTGAGATATCGGATTATTTTAAGGAAATAAAAGAAAAGTACATTAAAAATGGCATGCTAAATTATAAGGTTACATCTGTAGATCCAAATGCACTTATATATCAGGTTCCTGGGGGTATGCTTTCAAACCTTCTTTCACAGCTGAAGCTACAGCAAATGGAAGATAAGTATGAAGAAGTATTAAAAGAGGTTCCTAGAGTAAGAGAAGATTTAGGATATCCTCCTCTTGTTACTCCTATGAGTCAGATGGTAGGGACTCAAGCAGTTATGAATGTGATTATGGGAGAAAGATATAAAATGGTTCCAAAGGAGATAAAAGATTATGTAAAAGGGCAATATGGAAAATCTCCTGCTCAAATCAACCTTGAGGTTATAAGTAAAATTATTGGAAATGACAAACCTATAACTTGTAGACCTGCAGATTTAATTGAGCCTCAGTTTAAAAAGTTTAAAGACGAGATTAAAGAATTTGCAACGTCAACAGAGGATATTTTGTCATATGCACTTTTTCCAGAAGTTGCAAAAAAGTTTTTAGAAGATAAGTGGTCAAAAAAATATAAGATAGAAACTACTCTATACAATTCAAAAGATTGCACACATCCTGTATAA
- a CDS encoding segregation and condensation protein A — protein sequence MSYEICVDCYEGPMDLLLDLVSKKKIDIYDISISQITKQYMDTISELNEMNMDIASDFIYMASRLLEIKSKYMLYVGLEEDMEDPRVDLYESIKEYAKFKNAALELNESLMKAPSRYFRPSIEIYYEDVIDLSKISLDDIIKSFPKFKPQEKEIKRDFTRRIISIEDKINEIKSILSEKTSFYFDEIAGEIIKEEKIASMLGILELAKAKEAYLTQSDHLERIHIERWKDIG from the coding sequence ATGTCATATGAAATTTGCGTAGACTGTTATGAAGGCCCTATGGATTTGCTTTTAGATTTAGTGTCAAAAAAGAAGATAGATATTTATGATATTTCGATATCTCAAATAACAAAACAATATATGGATACTATATCTGAGCTTAATGAAATGAATATGGATATAGCAAGTGATTTTATTTACATGGCTTCAAGATTGCTTGAAATAAAATCCAAGTATATGCTTTATGTAGGATTAGAAGAAGATATGGAAGATCCTAGAGTTGATTTATATGAATCAATAAAAGAATATGCAAAATTTAAAAATGCAGCATTAGAGCTCAATGAATCGCTAATGAAGGCACCCTCACGTTATTTTAGACCTAGTATAGAGATATACTATGAAGACGTTATTGATTTATCAAAAATATCACTTGATGATATTATTAAATCTTTCCCAAAATTTAAGCCTCAAGAAAAAGAGATTAAAAGAGATTTTACAAGAAGAATTATATCAATTGAAGACAAAATTAATGAAATAAAATCTATATTAAGCGAAAAAACATCTTTTTATTTTGATGAGATAGCTGGAGAAATTATAAAAGAAGAAAAAATAGCTTCAATGCTAGGAATACTAGAACTAGCAAAAGCTAAAGAAGCTTATCTTACCCAAAGTGATCATTTGGAAAGGATTCATATAGAAAGGTGGAAGGATATTGGATAA
- the cmk gene encoding (d)CMP kinase, with product MIIAIDGPAGAGKSTIAKKVADSLGYVYIDTGAMYRAFTYELLTSSISLSDIEEITKVLEKTNIEFKNNEIFLNNLNVTNEIRSKNVTANVSTVSAIPQVREKLVDLQRKIASESNSILDGRDIGTVVFPNAELKIFLTASVKIRALRRYNELIAKDKNIDINEIEAEIEKRDKLDSSRETSPLIKASDAIEIDTSDLSIDEVANTILKLAEEICENESL from the coding sequence ATGATAATAGCTATAGATGGACCTGCAGGGGCAGGAAAAAGTACAATTGCAAAGAAAGTGGCGGATAGCTTAGGATATGTTTATATTGATACAGGTGCTATGTATAGAGCTTTCACATATGAGCTTTTGACTTCTTCTATATCACTAAGCGATATAGAAGAAATTACTAAAGTGCTTGAAAAAACTAATATAGAATTCAAAAATAACGAGATATTTTTGAATAATTTAAATGTAACTAATGAAATCAGGAGCAAAAATGTAACCGCTAATGTATCAACAGTTTCTGCCATCCCTCAAGTAAGAGAAAAGCTAGTTGATCTTCAAAGAAAAATTGCTAGTGAAAGTAATAGTATTTTAGATGGCAGAGATATAGGGACTGTTGTATTTCCTAATGCAGAGCTTAAAATATTTTTAACTGCTAGTGTAAAAATAAGAGCACTCAGACGATATAATGAATTAATAGCCAAAGATAAAAATATAGATATAAATGAAATCGAGGCTGAAATTGAAAAAAGAGATAAATTAGATTCAAGCAGAGAAACATCTCCGCTTATTAAAGCATCTGATGCCATTGAAATTGACACCAGTGACTTAAGTATAGATGAGGTTGCAAATACTATATTAAAACTTGCAGAGGAGATTTGTGAGAATGAATCTTTATAA
- a CDS encoding indolepyruvate ferredoxin oxidoreductase subunit alpha — protein MDKKLVIKPEWCKGCGICVAFCPKKVLGLENGKIAILDGDSCIKCGQCELRCPDYAIYLKEV, from the coding sequence TTGGATAAGAAATTGGTAATAAAGCCAGAATGGTGCAAGGGCTGTGGAATTTGTGTTGCTTTTTGTCCTAAGAAAGTTTTAGGATTAGAAAATGGGAAAATAGCTATATTAGATGGCGATTCATGTATAAAATGCGGGCAGTGTGAACTAAGATGTCCTGATTATGCTATCTATTTGAAAGAGGTGTAA
- a CDS encoding 2-oxoacid:acceptor oxidoreductase subunit alpha → MKKNIKLLQGNEACVHGAIYAGMNFFAGYPITPSTEIAEVSSELLPKNKGKFIQMEDEIAGMATTIGAAVAGAKAMTATSGPGFSLKQENIGYACITEIPCVIVNVQRHGPSTGLPTSPGQGDYMQAKWGTHGDHPVIALSPTTVREVFELTVKAFNFSEKYRTPVILLMDEVVGHLREKIEIPEAGELEIVPRKLPKVAPSEYKAYEFTEDLVPPMANFGTGYRYNITGLVHDETGFPTNSTKEAAKLLDRLMAKINNNLDDILIYEEGFAQEAETLFIAFGGIVRSVKEAVATLREQGYNVGYFAPKTVWPFPEQRMQEISKNKKNIFVAEMNLGQMIEPVKLAVEDKNIVKGVNKANGEIISPEEIIESFMEVVKCPVK, encoded by the coding sequence ATGAAAAAAAATATAAAATTATTGCAGGGTAATGAAGCCTGTGTTCACGGTGCGATTTATGCAGGAATGAATTTTTTTGCTGGTTATCCTATAACTCCGTCAACAGAAATTGCTGAGGTTTCATCGGAACTTCTGCCTAAAAATAAAGGTAAATTTATTCAAATGGAAGACGAGATAGCAGGAATGGCTACTACAATAGGGGCAGCGGTTGCAGGAGCTAAGGCAATGACTGCGACAAGTGGTCCAGGATTTTCACTTAAGCAAGAAAATATTGGATATGCATGTATCACTGAAATTCCTTGCGTCATAGTTAACGTTCAAAGACATGGTCCTAGTACAGGTCTTCCTACATCTCCAGGACAAGGTGACTATATGCAAGCTAAATGGGGAACTCATGGAGATCATCCTGTAATTGCTCTTTCTCCTACAACTGTAAGAGAAGTATTTGAATTAACTGTAAAGGCATTTAATTTTTCTGAAAAATATAGAACTCCTGTTATCTTGTTAATGGATGAAGTAGTAGGTCATTTAAGAGAAAAAATAGAAATTCCTGAAGCTGGAGAGCTGGAAATAGTACCTAGAAAGCTTCCAAAAGTAGCTCCTAGTGAATATAAAGCATACGAGTTTACAGAAGATTTAGTTCCGCCTATGGCAAATTTTGGAACTGGATATAGATATAATATCACTGGTTTAGTACATGATGAGACTGGGTTTCCAACAAACAGTACTAAGGAAGCAGCTAAATTACTCGATAGATTAATGGCAAAAATCAATAATAATTTAGACGATATTTTGATTTATGAAGAAGGCTTTGCTCAAGAAGCAGAGACTTTGTTTATTGCATTTGGAGGAATTGTAAGATCAGTTAAAGAAGCTGTTGCAACGCTTAGAGAGCAAGGCTACAATGTAGGCTATTTTGCACCGAAAACTGTATGGCCTTTCCCAGAACAAAGAATGCAAGAAATATCAAAAAATAAGAAAAATATTTTTGTTGCAGAAATGAATTTAGGTCAGATGATAGAACCAGTAAAGTTAGCTGTAGAGGATAAGAATATTGTTAAAGGTGTTAATAAAGCTAATGGAGAAATCATATCTCCTGAAGAAATTATAGAATCATTTATGGAGGTTGTGAAATGTCCAGTGAAATAA
- a CDS encoding helix-turn-helix domain-containing protein → MVIGEKIKRLRILNNLTQEELALRCDLTKGFISKLERDLTSPSIATLVDILEALGTDLKDFFNESSNNKIVFGKEDIYDAYYEHNKSKIHWLIPNSQKNSMEPILIEIEPEGISELDRPHPGEEFGYVLKGSIILVVGNKKYKVKKGESFYFTPDKEHYIINNSTTNAEIIWVSTPPSF, encoded by the coding sequence ATGGTAATAGGAGAAAAAATTAAACGACTAAGAATATTAAACAACCTTACACAGGAAGAATTAGCACTCAGGTGCGATTTAACTAAAGGATTTATATCTAAATTGGAAAGAGATTTAACCTCTCCATCTATAGCAACGCTTGTAGATATACTAGAAGCTCTAGGAACAGATTTAAAAGATTTCTTCAATGAAAGCTCAAACAACAAAATTGTTTTTGGAAAAGAAGATATTTACGATGCATATTATGAACATAACAAGTCTAAAATTCACTGGCTAATTCCAAATTCTCAGAAAAACTCCATGGAACCAATCCTAATCGAAATTGAACCAGAGGGGATAAGTGAACTAGATAGACCTCATCCTGGTGAAGAATTTGGATATGTATTAAAAGGTTCAATAATTTTAGTTGTAGGAAACAAAAAGTATAAAGTAAAAAAAGGAGAAAGCTTCTACTTTACTCCTGACAAAGAACACTATATAATAAATAATTCTACAACAAATGCTGAGATTATTTGGGTTTCAACTCCACCTTCATTTTAA
- a CDS encoding histidine phosphatase family protein has product MNTYYIVRHGKTVWNTEKRTQGQKNSELTEQGIEHARQFSRKISHMHIDEVYSSDLKRAYETAKIIRPSSEIHLEKGFREINFGLWEGLTIEEIQKNYSELYSSWQTSPEEVAFIEGEKIVEAFERVKQAFWEIDSKHENKHILIVAHAMVIKLLLVGFLDAPINKIFNIVQGNLAMNIVKTKNKKATIVTMNDTSYLD; this is encoded by the coding sequence ATGAATACATACTATATCGTTAGACATGGAAAAACTGTTTGGAATACTGAAAAAAGAACACAAGGCCAAAAAAATTCGGAGCTTACTGAGCAAGGTATTGAGCATGCAAGACAATTTTCAAGAAAAATTTCTCATATGCATATTGATGAAGTATATTCATCGGATTTAAAAAGAGCTTATGAAACAGCTAAAATAATCAGACCATCCTCAGAAATTCATTTAGAAAAAGGATTTAGAGAAATCAACTTTGGATTATGGGAAGGTCTAACAATAGAAGAGATTCAAAAAAATTATTCAGAGCTATATTCAAGTTGGCAAACCTCGCCAGAGGAAGTTGCTTTTATCGAAGGAGAAAAAATTGTAGAGGCTTTTGAGCGTGTAAAACAAGCTTTTTGGGAAATAGATTCAAAACATGAGAATAAACATATACTAATAGTTGCGCACGCTATGGTAATCAAATTACTCTTAGTTGGATTTTTAGATGCACCTATAAATAAAATATTTAACATAGTTCAAGGTAATTTGGCTATGAATATAGTGAAAACTAAAAATAAAAAAGCTACAATAGTTACAATGAATGATACATCGTATTTAGATTAA
- a CDS encoding MurR/RpiR family transcriptional regulator, protein MGSESEKKDLISLIQGKFSKLSKGQKIIAQFILVNYDKAAFMTAAKLGETVGVSESTVVRFANALGYSGYPLLQKSLQELIKTKLTTVQRVEMSKEYSSDFAILKKVLKADIENIKGTLDEINPSSFESVINQLLSAKKIYIVGLRSSAAIGEYLSFYLNLILDNVVLVNYGISDVFEQILKVGKDDLVIGISFPRYSKRTFELLQYAKEQGAEIVSITDSHLSPIATLSDETLITRSNMASFVDSLVAPLSVANALIVAVGMRKKEEITKYFDMLEEIWKEYKIYDEK, encoded by the coding sequence ATGGGTAGTGAATCGGAAAAAAAAGATTTAATATCATTAATCCAAGGAAAATTTTCTAAACTTAGCAAAGGTCAAAAAATAATTGCTCAATTTATATTAGTGAATTATGATAAAGCAGCGTTTATGACTGCGGCTAAATTGGGAGAAACAGTAGGGGTGAGTGAATCTACAGTAGTAAGATTTGCCAATGCTCTTGGATATAGTGGCTATCCATTATTACAAAAATCCCTGCAAGAATTGATTAAAACAAAGCTTACAACTGTTCAAAGAGTTGAAATGTCAAAGGAATATTCAAGTGATTTTGCGATATTAAAAAAGGTGTTAAAAGCTGATATAGAAAATATAAAGGGAACCCTTGATGAAATCAATCCATCTTCATTTGAAAGTGTTATAAATCAATTGCTGAGTGCAAAGAAAATTTATATAGTAGGTCTTAGAAGCTCAGCTGCTATCGGAGAATACTTAAGCTTTTATCTAAACCTAATTTTGGATAATGTTGTTTTAGTTAACTATGGAATAAGTGATGTTTTTGAACAAATTTTAAAGGTTGGCAAGGATGATTTAGTTATTGGAATAAGTTTCCCTAGATATTCAAAGCGAACCTTTGAGCTATTGCAATATGCAAAAGAGCAAGGTGCAGAAATAGTATCAATTACTGATAGCCATTTATCTCCAATTGCGACATTATCTGATGAAACTCTTATAACAAGAAGTAATATGGCTTCCTTCGTAGATTCCTTAGTTGCGCCATTAAGTGTTGCAAATGCTTTAATTGTAGCTGTAGGGATGAGGAAAAAAGAAGAAATTACTAAATATTTTGATATGCTTGAAGAAATTTGGAAAGAATACAAAATTTATGATGAAAAATAA
- a CDS encoding 2-oxoacid:acceptor oxidoreductase family protein, translating to MKKELRLSGSGGQGLILAGIILAEAAINQGLNAIQSQSYGPEARGGASKAEVIIGDEEIFFPKVRKPNILLALSQKAFDQYIHDLDSKSIIVVDESIQTNDKIEVDMIYKLPILKTASEKIGKSMVANIVALGVLTQLIPELEKQSVLDAILQRVPQGTESLNTTAFEEGIQLIKL from the coding sequence ATGAAAAAAGAATTGAGATTAAGCGGTTCAGGAGGCCAAGGATTAATTCTAGCAGGAATTATATTAGCTGAAGCAGCCATAAATCAAGGGCTAAATGCAATTCAAAGCCAGTCTTATGGACCTGAAGCTAGAGGGGGAGCTAGTAAAGCAGAAGTAATAATTGGAGATGAAGAAATATTCTTCCCAAAAGTTAGAAAACCAAATATATTACTTGCTCTTTCACAGAAGGCTTTTGATCAGTATATTCATGATTTAGATTCAAAGTCAATAATAGTTGTTGACGAAAGTATACAAACTAATGATAAAATAGAAGTAGATATGATTTATAAATTGCCTATTCTAAAAACTGCAAGTGAAAAGATAGGAAAATCCATGGTTGCAAATATTGTTGCTCTGGGTGTGTTAACTCAGCTGATACCTGAGCTTGAGAAGCAATCTGTATTAGATGCTATACTTCAAAGAGTTCCTCAAGGAACTGAGAGTCTTAATACAACTGCATTTGAAGAAGGGATTCAGCTAATAAAATTATAA
- a CDS encoding pseudouridine synthase: protein MRINKFIASCGIASRRKAEEMIQEGRVRINDSVVSDLSTKVSEIDIVKIDGKIINKVEEKYYYMLNKPIGYVSTAKDQFGRPSVVDFFDKKQRIYPVGRLDYDSRGLLLMTNDGDLTYALTHPKYHIEKIYEVKVSSALSNSEIEKFKSGIDIGGYITAKSRITFIGNTSYEVIIKEGKNRQIRKMFSALGKNVLDLKRVSIGKLKLMDLKEGTYRKLTNEEVEYLKKICELKGE, encoded by the coding sequence ATGAGGATAAACAAATTTATAGCTAGCTGCGGAATTGCTTCTAGAAGAAAAGCAGAAGAAATGATACAAGAAGGAAGAGTTAGAATTAATGACAGTGTAGTGAGCGATTTATCAACTAAAGTAAGTGAAATAGATATTGTAAAAATAGATGGAAAGATTATAAATAAAGTTGAAGAAAAATATTATTATATGCTAAATAAACCTATAGGCTATGTTTCTACGGCAAAGGATCAGTTTGGAAGACCTTCAGTAGTAGATTTTTTTGATAAAAAACAAAGAATTTATCCGGTTGGAAGACTGGATTACGACAGTAGAGGCTTGCTACTTATGACAAATGATGGAGATTTAACCTATGCCTTAACTCATCCCAAATATCATATTGAAAAAATATATGAAGTTAAAGTAAGCTCAGCTCTATCCAATAGTGAAATTGAAAAGTTTAAATCTGGAATTGATATAGGGGGATATATAACAGCTAAAAGCAGGATAACATTTATTGGTAATACTTCTTATGAAGTGATTATAAAAGAAGGTAAGAATAGGCAGATAAGAAAAATGTTTTCAGCACTTGGAAAGAATGTCCTAGATTTAAAAAGAGTCTCAATAGGTAAATTGAAATTAATGGATTTAAAAGAAGGAACATACAGAAAGCTAACAAATGAAGAAGTTGAATACTTGAAAAAAATATGTGAATTAAAAGGAGAATAA
- the scpB gene encoding SMC-Scp complex subunit ScpB — MDKQFNVESDGQIYLNHPKSDKINKIISVCESLMFAYGDLISFKDIQAIFKSKSIDVSLKEIRYSLELLKERYKESDSGLELVIIDEKMQLATKSDNYDYISLYLHPIKKKSLTQASLETLSIIAYKQPITKPEIESIRGVKCDKAIATLLEANLIEEAGRLDKIGKPIIYKTTEMFLKQFSIESLKDLPVLKEDM, encoded by the coding sequence TTGGATAAGCAATTTAATGTAGAGTCAGACGGACAAATCTATTTAAATCATCCAAAGTCTGATAAAATCAATAAAATTATATCTGTATGTGAATCGTTGATGTTTGCATATGGTGATTTGATATCCTTTAAGGATATACAAGCTATTTTCAAGAGTAAGAGTATAGATGTGTCTTTAAAGGAAATTAGGTATAGCTTAGAGCTTTTAAAAGAAAGATATAAGGAATCAGATAGTGGTTTAGAGTTAGTGATTATTGATGAAAAAATGCAACTTGCCACAAAATCAGATAACTATGATTACATTTCACTTTATTTACATCCTATTAAGAAAAAATCTCTAACACAAGCTTCTTTAGAAACTCTTTCCATCATAGCGTACAAACAACCAATCACAAAGCCAGAAATAGAAAGCATCAGGGGAGTAAAATGTGATAAAGCAATAGCGACATTATTAGAGGCAAATCTAATTGAAGAAGCTGGAAGACTTGATAAGATAGGAAAACCAATAATCTATAAGACAACTGAGATGTTCCTAAAGCAGTTTTCTATAGAATCTCTCAAAGACTTGCCAGTTCTTAAAGAAGATATGTAA